In the genome of Pongo pygmaeus isolate AG05252 chromosome 9, NHGRI_mPonPyg2-v2.0_pri, whole genome shotgun sequence, one region contains:
- the FGF19 gene encoding fibroblast growth factor 19 codes for MRSGCVVVHAWILAGLWLAVAGRPLAFSDSGPHVHYGWGDPIRLRHLYTSGPHGLSSCFLRIRADGVVDCARGQSAHSLLEIKAVALRTVAIKGVHSVRYLCMGADGKMQGLLQYSEEDCAFEEEIRPDGYNVYRSEKHRLPVSLSSAKQRQLYKNRGFLPLSHFLPMLPMVPEEPEDLGGHLESDMFSSPLETDSMDPFGLVTGLEAVRSPSFEK; via the exons ATGCGGAGCGGGTGTGTGGTGGTCCACGCCTGGATCCTGGCCGGCCTCTGGCTGGCCGTGGCCGGGCGCCCCCTCGCCTTCTCGGACTCGGGGCCCCACGTGCACTACGGCTGGGGCGACCCCATCCGCCTGCGGCACCTGTACACCTCCGGCCCCCACGGGCTCTCCAGCTGCTTCCTGCGCATCCGTGCCGACGGCGTAGTGGACTGCGCGCGGGGCCAGAGCGCGCACA GTTTGCTGGAGATCAAGGCAGTCGCTCTGCGGACCGTGGCCATCAAGGGCGTGCACAGCGTGCGGTACCTCTGCATGGGCGCCGACGGCAAGATGCAGGGGCTG CTTCAGTACTCGGAGGAAGACTGTGCTTTCGAGGAGGAGATCCGCCCAGATGGCTACAATGTGTACCGATCCGAGAAGCACCGCCTCCCGGTCTCCCTGAGCAGTGCCAAACAGCGGCAGCTGTACAAGAACAGGGGCTTTCTTCCGCTCTCTCATTTCCTGCCCATGCTGCCCATGGTCCCAGAGGAGCCTGAGGACCTCGGGGGCCACTTGGAATCCGACATGTTCTCTTCGCCCCTGGAGACCGACAGCATGGACCCATTTGGGCTTGTCACCGGACTGGAGGCCGTGAGGAGTCCCAGCTTTGAGAAATAA